The Antedon mediterranea chromosome 7, ecAntMedi1.1, whole genome shotgun sequence genome has a segment encoding these proteins:
- the LOC140054621 gene encoding uncharacterized protein yields the protein MKGPVRVLDGFSHQERSVCQLAVANESDQEVVVDAGTILGTAVDVKLADEIVVEQINGCLGVMIGEVAVEEGVTTKGYDVGSHVEPIEELSAVNRDYSFIWMRKVMGDTLLLLTVLLALLSIQLVFYISTPHRATNVAPYKLMYGRQPTIPLDQLIHKTHQDWENDYVQRQADALQKAAEIAERKIKMTRESDKRLHDDRVVKSKPFKVGEQVLLKQTAFTGRHKLVDRYHREPYIIEDVNREEDVYKIRPALGGKVKTVNRKLIIQDPRDEILEEWPMPLRPEVDEENKMPLRPEVDEENDCNDSSDEEEDFLLQIEIPEMPDRVVEQEIDPVRRSVRVNKGTHSNPGQWPRSVFEK from the coding sequence ATGAAAGGACCAGTAAGGGTATTAGATGGTTTTTCTCATCAGGAAAGATCTGTTTGTCAATTAGCAGTAGCAAACGAAAGTGATCAAGAAGTAGTTGTTGATGCTGGGACCATTTTAGGAACAGCTGTGGATGTCAAACTTGCGGACGAAATAGTTGTTGAACAAATCAATGGTTGTTTGGGAGTGATGATAGGAGAAGTTGCTGTTGAAGAAGGAGTAACTACGAAGGGGTATGATGTTGGATCGCATGTTGAACCTATAGAAGAGCTGAGTGCTGTGAATCGAGATTATTCATTCATCTGGATGAGGAAAGTAATGGGAGATACATTGTTGTTGTTGACGGTTTTGCTTGCTCTCTTAAGCATTCAATTGGTATTCTATATTTCAACACCCCATCGAGCCACCAATGTAGCACCATATAAGCTTATGTATGGGCGACAACCTACTATTCCTTTGGATCAACTAATTCACAAAACACATCAAGATTGGGAGAATGATTATGTGCAGCGTCAGGCAGATGCCTTGCAGAAAGCGGCAGAGATTGCCGAGAGGAAAATCAAAATGACGAGAGAGAGTGATAAACGGTTACATGATGACAGGGTGGTAAAGTCGAAACCGTTTAAAGTTGGTGAACAGGTATTGCTGAAGCAAACAGCTTTTACTGGGAGACACAAGCTGGTTGACCGTTATCATAGGGAGCCATATATCATAGAGGATGTAAATAGAGAGGAAGACGTGTACAAAATCCGACCAGCATTAGGTGGTAAAGTAAAGACAGTAAACCGCAAATTGATTATACAGGATCCTCGTGATGAAATATTGGAAGAGTGGCCAATGCCATTGCGACCAGAGGTAGATGAAGAGAATAAGATGCCATTGCGACCAGAGGTAGATGAAGAAAATGATTGTAATGATTCTTCAGATGAGGAAGAAGATTTTCTTCTACAAATTGAGATTCCAGAGATGCCGGATAGAGTGGTGGAACAAGAGATTGATCCAGTGAGGCGCTCAGTACGTGTAAATAAAGGGACACACAGTAATCCGGGTCAGTGGCCTAGATCTGTTTTCGAGAAGTAA
- the LOC140055462 gene encoding uncharacterized protein: MANAEGGDAAPAGIAEMVAALTGAFQNLSSARTMPAIKLSKFKGQPLNPGDLSLHEWIIEFEEYSTFYKLTGRDKAQALLTHLTGAAKEEILCREAGVKEDSAEIIKILKLRFGPGERVQSLSTKLHEREQLEGETLADFSGTLIRLYDRMEAAASGEEKEALTKLKDSTLKERLVTGVRDKSIQRELRRIIIASKDKSFLVMREEVMELFQDQSVQSVNARVREVSEVQPVSVARVQGEDHILKLQGELNQLKEMVQDMVGVVKTLKGGRSERREETCYNCGRKGHVKRDCRCPTKCHKCGNPGHMQKDCPQRNQVDSIELPAPQPSEAATTASTVVTPGVGIVSHSSQLADNDVLRSLLIADSPTAKLIIGGRELGCILDTGAETSLIPLSCYQEVLRPTLGVLGGDVAMKVVGVTGMTIPIVGYLKTTISLFDTTADVGFFGCGRPCYE, encoded by the coding sequence ATGGCAAATGCTGAAGGTGGTGATGCAGCTCCTGCTGGTATTGCAGAAATGGTGGCTGCCTTGACTGGTGCGTTCCAGAACCTTTCTTCCGCTAGAACGATGCCAGCAATAAAATTAAGTAAGTTCAAAGGGCAACCATTGAATCCTGGTGACCTGTCCTTGCATGAATGGATAATTGAATTTGAGGAGTATTCAACATTCTATAAATTAACGGGACGTGATAAGGCCCAAGCTCTGTTAACACACCTGACTGGAGCAGCTAAGGAAGAGATCCTTTGTCGGGAGGCGGGTGTAAAAGAAGATAGTGCCGAGATTATTAAGATTCTAAAACTGAGGTTTGGACCAGGTGAGCGTGTACAGTCTTTGAGTACAAAGCTGCATGAGAGAGAACAATTGGAGGGAGAAACACTCGCAGATTTTAGTGGTACCCTAATCAGACTGTATGATCGGATGGAAGCAGCTGCTAGTGGAGAAGAGAAAGAGGCGCTGACAAAGCTAAAAGATAGCACTTTAAAAGAAAGATTGGTGACAGGAGTTCGGGATAAGAGTATTCAGAGGGAGTTGAGGAGGATTATAATTGCGAGTAAAGACAAATCGTTTTTAGTTATGAGAGAAGAAGTGATGGAACTATTCCAAGACCAAAGTGTTCAGTCTGTAAACGCAAGAGTAAGAGAGGTTTCGGAAGTTCAACCAGTATCTGTGGCTAGAGTGCAAGGAGAAGACCACATTTTAAAGTTACAAGGGGAACTCAATCAGTTGAAGGAAATGGTCCAAGATATGGTGGGAGTAGTGAAGACTTTAAAAGGTGGTAGAAGTGAAAGGAGAGAAGAGACTTGTTACAACTGTGGGAGGAAAGGGCATGTGAAAAGAGATTGTAGATGTCCAACGAAGTGTCACAAATGTGGGAACCCTGGCCATATGCAGAAGGATTGCCCACAGAGAAACCAAGTAGACAGTATAGAACTTCCTGCACCACAACCATCAGAAGCGGCAACAACGGCATCTACGGTAGTGACACCTGGTGTTGGGATAGTATCACATTCTTCACAGTTGGCAGATAATGATGTTTTAAGAAGCTTACTGATAGCAGACAGTCCGACGGCAAAGTTAATTATTGGTGGGAGAGAATTAGGGTGTATCTTGGATACTGGAGCTGAGACCAGTCTTATTCCTCTGAGTTGTTACCAAGAAGTACTTCGGCCTACCCTTGGAGTCCTAGGAGGCGATGTTGCTATGAAAGTAGTTGGAGTAACTGGGATGACTATTCCGATTGTTGGGTACTTGAAGACGACTATTTCACTGTTTGACACAACTGCTGATGTAGGGTTTTTTGGTTGTGGAAGACCATGTTATGAGTAA
- the LOC140055463 gene encoding G-protein coupled receptor GRL101-like, with amino-acid sequence MFCTQLQNNSITNIEDGAFSPFASSLLILNLTYNNLKDYEDKTFKELVNLTQFYSDFFHLCCVVGDIEICEPTDAFASCQDLLKRKSLRVLMLVIGVSSIIGNALVLISRCCNKDKTVDSMLISSLAISDLLMAMYLLIIAGADIHYRGRYSEVLEYWKSSFTCSFAGAISTLSSECSVFTLMVMSVDRAVNIVSPFNTRRLSRKTCKIVIVIAWVVIAAISFLPVAANRLSFIDLPYFGENYYGKQSVCLPLPLTRSHLPGWEYATAIFIAFNGFGFLVMVVSYLTIFFSVKRSSATVNRRKSLEEQLRIARKLVFIIGTDFCCWFPIILMGICSETKHWDIPAEIYVWAATFILPINSAVNPYLYTIIYTCSSEKTNR; translated from the exons ATGTTTTGTAC TCAGTTACAGAACAACTCTATAACTAACATAGAGGATGGTGCATTTTCTCCATTTGCTTCATCACTTTTAATTCT AAACCTAACATACAACAACTTGAAAGATTATGAAGACAAGACTTTTAAAGAGTTGGTAAATTTAACACAGTT CTATTCAGATTTTTTCCATTTGTGTTGTGTTGTTGGTGACATTGAGATCTGTGAACCCACTGATGCTTTCGCATCATGCCAAGATTTACTAAAAAGGAAATCGCTTCGGGTGTTGATGCTCGTAATTGGTGTTTCCTCCATTATTGGCAATGCACTTGTTCTCATATCAAGGTGTTGCAATAAAGATAAAACTGTTGATTCCATGCTGATCTCCAGTCTTGCCATCTCTGATCTACTTATGGCAATGTATCTGCTAATTATTGCAGGGGCTGATATTCACTATAGAGGTAGATACTCGGAAGTTCTAGAATATTGGAAAAGTAGTTTCACTTGCAGTTTTGCAGGTGCTATTTCTACTCTTTCCAGTGAATGCTCGGTGTTTACGTTGATGGTTATGAGCGTCGACCGGGCTGTAAACATTGTTAGTCCTTTTAACACTAGACGTCTCAGTCGTAAAACATGCAAAATAGTCATCGTCATTGCTTGGGTTGTTATTGCTGCTATCAGTTTCTTACCGGTAGCTGCAAACAGGTTGAGCTTCATCGACCTGCCTTACTTTGGAGAGAACTACTATGGTAAACAGAGTGTCTGCCTTCCGTTACCGCTAACTCGAAGTCATTTACCAGGCTGGGAGTATGCCACTGCTATCTTCATTGCGTTTAACGGTTTTGGTTTCTTGGTCATGGTCGTTAGTTAtctcacaatatttttttctgtgaaaagATCATCAGCGACTGTTAATAGAAGGAAAAGCCTTGAAGAACAGTTGCGAATTGCACGGAAGCTAGTGTTTATAATTGGTACAGATTTTTGTTGCTGGTTTCCCATAATTTTAATGGGAATTTGCTCGGAAACTAAACATTGGGATATCCCTGCAGAAATATATGTTTGGGCAGCAACCTTCATTTTACCGATCAACTCAGCAGTTAATCCGTATCTGTACACGATCATATATACGTGTTCAAGCGAAAAAACAAACCGTTAA